A region of Jonquetella anthropi DSM 22815 DNA encodes the following proteins:
- a CDS encoding S1 RNA-binding domain-containing protein, producing MDMGALLAEYDAVAEEIARGKVIEGVIVGQAPAGDGWLVDVGYKCEGFLPQREWTHHVLVNDVPEPKVGDTIQVQVTSKRDGEEAQLIVSRWRCEFDRRWNELEKKLESGEPLKVKGLRKVKGGLIVDCCSLEGFIPISHLAAEGRGVNPGRFEEEEFEVCLLEKDKRKRRLVLSRRVLLDKDLNARREEFYQNVKVGDVVDGTVSSLTSFGAFVNVGPIDGLVHLSEISWQRSAKIKDLLKKGDEVKVKVIGIDRENNKISLSMRQVQGDPWDTVTERWTKGQTTTGVVTNVTDFGAFVEVEPGIEGLVHIGDLSWARIKHPRDVIRKGQEIEVVVLDVEADRRRMSLGYKQLNDPWNGIENRYAKGQDVQVKVVRLADFGAFVELEEGVEGLIHISQLSSKRVDKPKDVLTEGQEVTARILEVNPTERRIRLSLRALEAPEAGKPEAGEPRGSAERKENRPQQHKRREEQNHAAAGYASDEGGFTFGDALGGAFKLDQ from the coding sequence ATGGACATGGGCGCGCTGCTTGCTGAGTACGACGCGGTTGCCGAAGAGATTGCCCGGGGCAAGGTTATTGAGGGCGTCATCGTCGGACAGGCGCCGGCTGGCGACGGCTGGCTTGTGGACGTCGGATACAAGTGCGAAGGATTTTTACCTCAGCGCGAATGGACTCATCACGTGCTGGTCAATGACGTACCCGAACCCAAAGTCGGCGATACGATCCAAGTTCAGGTGACCAGCAAGCGCGACGGCGAAGAAGCTCAGCTGATCGTGAGTCGCTGGCGCTGTGAGTTTGACCGCCGCTGGAACGAGCTGGAGAAGAAGCTCGAGTCCGGCGAGCCGCTCAAGGTCAAGGGCCTGCGCAAGGTCAAGGGCGGTCTGATCGTTGACTGCTGCTCCCTTGAAGGGTTTATCCCGATTTCCCACTTGGCCGCCGAAGGCCGGGGCGTGAACCCGGGCCGCTTTGAGGAAGAGGAGTTCGAAGTCTGCCTGCTGGAGAAGGACAAGCGGAAACGCCGCCTTGTGCTGTCCCGCCGCGTCCTGCTCGACAAGGACCTGAACGCGCGCCGCGAAGAGTTCTATCAGAACGTCAAAGTTGGCGACGTCGTTGACGGCACGGTCAGCAGCCTCACCTCGTTCGGCGCGTTCGTCAACGTGGGGCCGATCGACGGCCTTGTCCACCTGAGCGAGATCTCTTGGCAGAGAAGCGCCAAGATTAAAGACCTCCTGAAGAAGGGCGACGAGGTCAAGGTCAAGGTCATCGGCATTGACCGGGAGAACAACAAGATCTCCCTGAGCATGCGCCAAGTTCAGGGCGACCCGTGGGATACGGTGACGGAGCGCTGGACGAAGGGGCAGACGACCACCGGCGTGGTTACCAACGTGACCGACTTCGGCGCTTTTGTCGAAGTGGAGCCCGGCATCGAAGGGCTCGTCCACATCGGCGACCTGAGCTGGGCTCGCATCAAGCACCCGCGCGACGTGATCCGCAAGGGACAGGAGATCGAAGTTGTCGTGTTGGACGTCGAAGCCGACCGCCGTCGGATGAGCTTGGGCTACAAGCAGCTCAACGATCCGTGGAACGGCATCGAGAACCGCTATGCCAAAGGGCAGGACGTTCAGGTGAAAGTTGTCCGTCTGGCCGATTTCGGCGCGTTTGTCGAGCTGGAAGAGGGAGTCGAAGGACTCATTCACATTTCCCAGCTGAGCTCCAAGAGAGTTGACAAGCCCAAGGACGTCCTGACTGAGGGGCAGGAAGTCACGGCCCGCATTCTGGAAGTCAACCCGACGGAGCGCCGCATTCGCTTGAGCCTGCGTGCCCTTGAGGCCCCTGAGGCCGGAAAGCCCGAGGCCGGCGA
- the ispH gene encoding 4-hydroxy-3-methylbut-2-enyl diphosphate reductase, with product MTVRFSKAEPTGLCFGVKRAIAQMEKALSSDGELYCVGSPIHNPQEIARLAQKGLRVVASPQDVPSGSTVFIRAHGIAPDLRNALKQRNVRIIDGTCPFVRVAQARAKALEDEGYSVVVAGDASHPEVISIVGGLQNGAKVVSNSTDLQDLAKIERIGFVSQTTLPEDLFASIVSAAVRISPDVKAHNTICRATFERQRAVAELVKRTDGIVVIGGRDSANTAKLFHIAKSCGADVLWIEEAGELDGKWFTGKTHVGIAAGASTPDWLIEEFIQAARQAVDVKGDVRSE from the coding sequence ATGACGGTTCGTTTTTCCAAAGCCGAGCCGACGGGACTTTGCTTCGGCGTCAAACGGGCCATCGCTCAGATGGAAAAGGCCCTGTCCTCTGACGGCGAGCTGTACTGCGTCGGCAGCCCGATTCACAATCCGCAGGAGATCGCCCGACTGGCGCAGAAAGGCCTGCGCGTCGTGGCGTCGCCGCAAGACGTTCCGTCCGGCTCGACGGTGTTTATTCGGGCTCATGGCATAGCGCCTGATCTGAGAAATGCCCTGAAGCAGAGAAACGTTCGAATCATCGACGGGACCTGTCCGTTCGTTCGGGTCGCTCAGGCTCGGGCCAAGGCGCTGGAGGACGAAGGCTATTCGGTCGTCGTCGCAGGCGACGCCAGTCATCCGGAAGTGATCTCCATCGTCGGGGGGCTTCAAAACGGGGCGAAAGTCGTATCTAACTCGACAGACCTGCAGGACCTTGCTAAAATAGAGCGAATTGGTTTCGTGTCACAAACGACGCTTCCGGAAGATCTGTTCGCTTCCATTGTGTCAGCAGCCGTTCGGATATCCCCGGACGTCAAGGCGCACAACACCATTTGCCGGGCCACCTTCGAGCGGCAGCGCGCCGTCGCCGAACTGGTCAAGCGGACCGACGGCATCGTCGTCATCGGCGGCCGGGACAGCGCCAACACGGCCAAACTGTTTCACATTGCCAAAAGCTGCGGCGCCGACGTCCTGTGGATTGAAGAAGCGGGCGAGCTGGACGGCAAATGGTTTACCGGAAAGACCCATGTGGGCATAGCAGCCGGTGCGAGCACACCCGACTGGCTGATCGAGGAATTCATACAAGCGGCCCGCCAAGCCGTGGACGTCAAGGGGGATGTTAGAAGTGAGTGA
- the miaA gene encoding tRNA (adenosine(37)-N6)-dimethylallyltransferase MiaA gives MACDGAAAGRLKVLAVIGPTAVGKTALSLELADRLNAEIISVDSRQVYRYMDIGTDKISPAQRRLILHHLIDEADPDQVYTASDFARDALDAARRIAARGRVPLFVGGTPFYYQALMGGLISVNVPPDEGVRSQLNGMTDVELHGRLGEVDPLTAKRLHPNDRFRILRALEIYSVTGTPPSELFAQAKKTGGPLDVLYLGLNRDREELREIIAQRVKEQFDAGYADEVEWLLSHGFSADLPSMKGFGYRELAAYHQGRMTYQEALDGDVTATRQFAKRQMTWFRKFEPAVWFDRGRLSAQTTVERMLEAARRHLEG, from the coding sequence ATGGCCTGTGATGGAGCTGCCGCCGGCCGACTGAAAGTTCTGGCGGTCATCGGGCCGACGGCTGTTGGAAAAACGGCGCTGAGCCTTGAGTTGGCTGATCGGCTGAACGCCGAGATTATTTCCGTCGACTCCCGGCAGGTTTATCGGTACATGGACATCGGAACGGACAAAATTTCTCCCGCTCAGCGGCGGCTTATCCTTCATCACCTGATCGACGAGGCGGACCCGGACCAGGTTTACACCGCGTCGGACTTTGCTCGCGACGCCCTCGACGCCGCCCGGCGGATTGCCGCTCGGGGCCGGGTTCCCCTGTTTGTGGGCGGCACGCCGTTTTACTATCAAGCGCTGATGGGCGGGCTGATTTCGGTCAACGTTCCGCCGGACGAGGGCGTACGCTCGCAGCTGAACGGCATGACTGACGTCGAGCTGCACGGCCGGCTCGGCGAGGTTGACCCGCTGACGGCCAAGCGGCTTCACCCGAACGACCGATTCCGGATCCTTCGGGCTTTGGAGATTTACAGCGTGACGGGAACGCCTCCTTCGGAGCTCTTCGCTCAGGCTAAAAAGACCGGCGGTCCGCTGGACGTGCTGTATTTGGGATTAAACCGGGACAGGGAAGAGCTGAGGGAAATCATCGCCCAACGGGTAAAGGAACAGTTTGACGCCGGGTACGCCGACGAGGTCGAGTGGCTTCTGAGCCACGGATTTTCGGCCGACCTGCCGTCCATGAAAGGATTCGGCTATCGCGAACTGGCAGCGTATCACCAAGGCCGTATGACGTACCAAGAGGCGCTGGACGGGGACGTCACGGCAACTCGGCAGTTTGCCAAACGGCAGATGACGTGGTTCCGCAAGTTTGAACCGGCTGTTTGGTTTGATCGGGGTAGACTCAGCGCTCAGACGACAGTCGAACGTATGCTGGAAGCGGCGCGCCGGCATTTGGAGGGCTGA